The following proteins come from a genomic window of Kocuria palustris:
- the mfd gene encoding transcription-repair coupling factor gives MSLTGLADILAQEPSLATARAQAGVRPAERSAETVISVADGMRPVLISQLLAGLRSAPASDGQQPVLLVVTATGREAEELEQQLPAWAPQAQVASLPAWETLPHERLSPRSDTVGQRLDVMRRLAHPEQGALDVVVAPVRAVLQPVVEGMGDLQPVILERGAEQSFDDTVRALAAAAYSRTDMVSRRGEFAVRGGIIDVFPPTADHPVRVEFFGDEIEELRWFAVADQRTLRSGEHPQRIVAPPCRELLITPAVQSRAARLKDRLPGAEAILERIAGGIYSEGMESLAPLLADRMVPVLSLLPAGSIVVVQEPEKVRARAEDLVATNEEFLAAAWESAADTDQAPLDVAQAQALDDDGRTLASGSFHTLAQTRETALDADLGWWSTTALTVGAQLSEVDADTDEALVRLMDTDADTLTVSGRAPRRFGGDVEALLEHLGALVREGWQVVAVTEGPGPLQRLSELMGSADIPAARHESLEAAPTAGVVELTTASVSTGFVLDDQRVALLSEADVLGRSSSYAAKGKTALPQRRRRNAVDPLALQPGDYVVHEQHGVGQFIELIARPIAGAVTKPGQPKPQREYLVLEYAPSKRNGPKDRLFVPTDQLDQISTYQGGEAPVLSKMGGSDWNAKKRAAKRAVKDIAAELIRLYSARMATRGHAFGPDTPWQRELEEAFPYIETPDQLTTIDEVKADMEKEVPMDRLISGDVGYGKTEVAVRAAFKAIQDGKQVAVLVPTTLLGQQHVETFSQRYSGFPVRVAGLSRFQTAKESKEILAGLRDGSVDLVVGTHRLLSKEVQFKDLGLIIVDEEQRFGVEHKEKLKAMRTDVDVLSMSATPIPRTLEMSLTGIRETSTLATPPEERHPVLTYVGAYTDRQVTAAIRRELMREGQVFFVHNRVSSITRRASEIAQLVPEARVAVAHGQMSETELEQIILDFYEKRFDVLVSTTIVETGLDIANANTLIVDGADKYGLSQLHQLRGRVGRGRERAYAYFLYDVEKPLTETALERLKAVAAHNELGAGLQLAQKDLEIRGAGNLLGGEQSGHIQGVGFDMYLRLVGEAVSEFRGDEDTAPTEMKIELPVNAHLPHDYVPGERLRLDAYRTLAQASDVDGIREVEAELQDRFGELPEPARLLLEVARLRVMARSVGLSDIAVQGPSIRFAPADLPESKQMRLQRMHPGSKIVPVPGADASGARQVLIPKPKTARVGGKDLTDAAVIDWARQVLVSILEAQEPQASSSTAQAQSGSQ, from the coding sequence ATGTCCCTCACCGGCCTCGCCGACATCCTCGCCCAGGAGCCCTCGCTGGCCACGGCCCGCGCCCAGGCGGGCGTGCGCCCTGCGGAGCGCTCCGCCGAGACCGTGATCAGCGTGGCCGATGGCATGCGCCCGGTGCTGATCAGCCAGCTGCTGGCGGGTCTGCGCAGCGCCCCGGCCTCCGACGGGCAGCAGCCGGTGCTGCTCGTGGTCACCGCCACGGGCCGGGAGGCCGAGGAGCTCGAGCAGCAGCTGCCGGCCTGGGCCCCGCAGGCTCAGGTCGCCTCGCTTCCGGCCTGGGAGACGCTGCCGCACGAGCGGCTCTCGCCGCGCTCGGACACCGTGGGCCAGCGCCTGGACGTCATGCGCCGGCTGGCTCACCCGGAGCAGGGGGCGCTGGATGTCGTCGTGGCTCCGGTGCGCGCGGTGCTGCAGCCGGTCGTGGAGGGCATGGGGGACCTGCAGCCGGTGATCCTCGAGCGCGGGGCCGAGCAGTCCTTCGACGACACCGTCCGGGCCCTCGCCGCTGCCGCCTACTCCCGCACGGACATGGTCTCCCGCCGCGGCGAGTTCGCCGTGCGCGGCGGAATCATCGACGTCTTCCCGCCCACCGCCGATCACCCGGTGCGCGTCGAGTTCTTCGGCGACGAGATCGAGGAGCTGCGCTGGTTCGCGGTGGCCGATCAGCGCACCCTGCGCAGCGGCGAGCACCCGCAGCGCATCGTGGCTCCGCCGTGCCGCGAGCTGCTGATCACCCCTGCGGTGCAGTCGCGCGCCGCCCGGCTGAAGGACCGCCTGCCCGGGGCGGAGGCCATCCTGGAGCGCATCGCCGGCGGCATCTACTCGGAGGGCATGGAGTCGCTGGCCCCGCTGCTGGCCGATCGCATGGTGCCCGTGCTCTCGCTGCTGCCGGCCGGGTCGATCGTGGTGGTGCAGGAGCCGGAGAAGGTCCGCGCCCGCGCCGAGGACCTGGTGGCCACGAACGAGGAGTTCCTGGCCGCGGCCTGGGAGTCCGCGGCGGACACCGACCAGGCGCCGCTGGACGTGGCCCAGGCGCAGGCGCTGGACGACGACGGCCGCACCCTGGCCTCGGGGTCCTTCCACACGCTGGCCCAGACCCGCGAGACCGCTCTGGACGCGGATCTCGGCTGGTGGTCCACGACGGCGCTGACCGTGGGCGCGCAGCTCTCCGAGGTCGATGCCGACACCGATGAGGCCCTGGTGCGACTCATGGACACCGACGCCGACACCCTGACCGTCTCGGGGCGGGCACCTCGGCGCTTCGGCGGCGATGTGGAGGCGCTGCTGGAGCACCTGGGCGCTCTCGTGCGCGAGGGCTGGCAGGTCGTGGCCGTGACCGAGGGCCCCGGGCCGCTGCAGCGTCTGTCCGAGCTGATGGGCAGCGCGGACATCCCCGCCGCCCGGCACGAGTCCCTGGAGGCGGCGCCCACCGCCGGCGTCGTCGAGCTGACCACGGCCAGCGTGTCCACCGGCTTCGTGCTCGACGACCAGCGCGTGGCGCTGCTCAGCGAGGCCGACGTCCTGGGGCGCTCGTCGTCGTACGCGGCCAAGGGCAAGACGGCCCTGCCGCAGCGGCGCCGGCGCAACGCGGTGGATCCGCTGGCGCTGCAGCCCGGCGACTACGTGGTCCACGAGCAGCACGGCGTGGGTCAGTTCATCGAGCTGATCGCCCGACCGATCGCCGGTGCGGTGACCAAGCCCGGGCAGCCCAAGCCGCAGCGCGAGTACCTGGTGCTCGAGTACGCCCCGTCCAAGCGCAATGGGCCCAAGGACCGGCTGTTCGTGCCCACGGACCAGCTGGACCAGATCTCGACCTATCAGGGCGGGGAGGCCCCGGTGCTGTCCAAGATGGGCGGCTCGGACTGGAATGCCAAGAAGCGCGCGGCCAAGCGGGCGGTCAAGGACATCGCCGCCGAGCTGATCCGCCTGTACTCGGCGCGCATGGCCACGCGGGGCCACGCCTTCGGCCCGGACACCCCGTGGCAGCGCGAGCTCGAGGAGGCCTTCCCCTACATCGAGACCCCCGATCAGCTCACCACGATCGACGAGGTCAAGGCCGATATGGAGAAAGAGGTCCCCATGGACCGCCTGATCTCCGGCGACGTCGGCTACGGCAAGACCGAGGTCGCGGTGCGTGCGGCCTTCAAGGCCATCCAGGACGGCAAGCAGGTCGCGGTGCTCGTGCCGACCACGCTGCTGGGCCAGCAGCACGTCGAGACGTTCTCCCAGCGCTACTCGGGCTTCCCCGTGCGCGTGGCGGGCCTGTCCCGCTTCCAGACCGCCAAGGAGTCCAAGGAGATCCTGGCCGGTCTGCGCGACGGCTCCGTGGATCTCGTGGTGGGCACCCACCGCCTGCTGAGCAAGGAGGTCCAGTTCAAGGACCTCGGCCTGATCATCGTGGACGAGGAGCAGCGCTTCGGCGTGGAGCACAAGGAGAAGCTCAAGGCCATGCGCACGGACGTCGATGTGCTGTCCATGTCCGCGACCCCCATCCCGCGCACGCTCGAGATGTCGCTGACCGGCATCCGCGAGACCTCCACGCTGGCCACGCCCCCAGAGGAGCGCCACCCCGTGCTGACGTACGTGGGCGCCTACACGGACCGGCAGGTCACCGCCGCGATCCGCCGCGAGCTCATGCGCGAGGGCCAGGTCTTCTTCGTGCACAACCGGGTCTCGTCGATCACCCGCCGCGCCTCGGAGATCGCCCAGCTGGTCCCGGAGGCCCGCGTGGCGGTGGCGCACGGGCAGATGTCGGAGACCGAGCTCGAGCAGATCATCCTGGACTTCTACGAGAAGCGCTTCGACGTCCTGGTCTCGACCACGATCGTGGAGACCGGCCTGGACATCGCCAACGCCAACACCCTGATCGTCGACGGCGCGGACAAGTACGGGCTCTCGCAGCTGCACCAGCTGCGAGGGCGCGTGGGCCGCGGCCGCGAGCGGGCCTACGCCTACTTCCTCTACGACGTCGAGAAGCCGCTGACCGAGACCGCCCTGGAGCGGCTCAAGGCCGTGGCCGCGCACAACGAGCTCGGCGCCGGCCTGCAGCTGGCGCAGAAGGACCTCGAGATCCGCGGTGCCGGCAACCTGCTGGGCGGCGAGCAGTCCGGTCACATCCAGGGCGTGGGCTTCGACATGTACCTGCGCCTGGTCGGCGAGGCCGTCTCTGAGTTCCGCGGCGACGAGGACACCGCGCCCACGGAGATGAAGATCGAGCTGCCGGTCAACGCGCACCTGCCGCACGACTACGTCCCGGGGGAGCGCCTGCGCCTGGATGCCTACCGCACCCTGGCCCAGGCCTCCGACGTGGACGGCATCCGCGAGGTCGAGGCCGAGCTGCAGGACCGCTTCGGCGAGCTTCCGGAGCCGGCTCGGCTGCTGCTCGAGGTCGCCCGCCTTCGTGTGATGGCCCGCTCGGTGGGCCTGTCGGACATCGCTGTGCAGGGGCCGAGCATCCGCTTCGCCCCGGCCGATCTGCCCGAGTCCAAGCAGATGCGCCTGCAGCGCATGCACCCCGGATCCAAGATCGTGCCGGTTCCGGGGGCCGACGCCTCCGGTGCCCGTCAGGTCCTGATCCCCAAGCCCAAGACGGCGCGCGTCGGAGGCAAGGACCTCACCGATGCCGCCGTGATCGACTGGGCTCGCCAGGTGCTCGTGTCGATCTTGGAGGCGCAGGAGCCGCAGGCATCGTCGAGCACAGCGCAGGCGCAGAGCGGTTCGCAGTGA